The nucleotide window TGCTATTCATCGCCGAGGCGGCCGCCGCCGGAATCACGCATGCGCGCTTGGCGCTGCACCATCCGTCCCTGCCGCATACCACTCCCCCGGTCGAAAAGGACGCCCGGACGAAGGTCGGCCGGCACACCGCCCCCGTGATCCTCCATCGCGGTGACGAGCAGGCCGCGATCGCCCTCATCGGCGCCGAGGCGAACGTCGAGGTCATCGCCTGCCGCCCCACCCTGTTCCGTCCTGTCACCGTCGGCACCTCCGCCGAGGCGCTGCGGCGGCTGCGTCTGCTGGTGATGGAGGGTCTGGGCCTCATCGAGACCCTCGTCGTCCCCGAGGAATGGCGGCAGGGTCCGTGGCGGGACTGGCAGGAGGAGCTGTCGACGACGCACCCGATCTCCCGGCTCATCCCCACCGAGGCCGATTCCCGCGCGATCTACGCAGCGCTCGACATCCATCACCGACTGCGGACGGTGCTGGCTCCGGCTACCGTGGCACCGCCGGAGTTCGGGGCACTGCTGTCTCAGCTGCACCCCGCGGCCGCGGACTACATCATGGCTGTGGCTACGATGAAGGGGTGAATGAGACCGCAGAGGCCCCGCCCGCCGATTTCCCCGTCCGACTGCTCGTCATGGACGTCGATTCGACGTTCATCAACGAGGAGGTCATCGACCTCATCGCCGCTCACGCCGGAGTCGGCGACCAGGTCGCCGATATCACCGAACGTGCTATGGCCGGTGAACTCGACTTCGCCGCGTCCTTGGCCGAACGCGTCGAACTGTTGGCCGGCCTGCCCGAGACCGTGCTCGATGAGGTGCGGGAGCAGATCACGCTCACCGAGGGGGCCCGCGAGCTCGTCGCAGCGGTCCATTCCGCAGGGGGCCGGGTTGCGCTCGTCTCCGGCGGATTCACCGCGATCATCGCTCCCGTGGCCGCCGAGCTCGGCATCACCGACGTCTTCGCCAACGGGCTCGAGGTCACCGACGGCCATCTGACCGGACGCACGAGCGGTCGCGTCATCGATCCCGGAGCGAAGGCAGAGATCTTCGAGGACCTGCTCGCCGCCGGAGGGTGCGATCGTGCTGAGAGTGTGGCGATCGGCGACGGCGCCAATGACATCGGGATGATCGAAGCCGCCGGTCTCGGCATCGCCTTCTGTGCGAAGCCGGCCCTCGTCGCGGCCGCCGATGCCGCCGTGTCGACAAGAGACCTGCGCGAAGTCATCACCATCGTCACCAGCCGCACAGGCGTCTGAACCGCACCTGCGCCCCTGACCTGCAGATATGACTGTGGCCCTCCGAAACGATTCGGAGGGCCACAGCCATCAGTCGCGACGGTATCAGTCACGCCTGCGCAGTGCAGGCTGGTTCACACGCCGCGGAAGACTCACACGCCGTGGAAGACCCGGATCTGCGGTGCCGGGTATGCTCCCGGCTCCACGTCCCAGCTCTCGAGGTCGAAGACAGCGATCGAGGAGGGACGGAACGGATCGGGAACCCCGCCTTCCGGGTTGAGGTGGCCGACCACCTCGGCGACGGTGGGCTGGTGGCCGACGATATAGGCGCACTGGGCGTCCGCGGGGATCGAATTGATCGCATCGATCCAATCGGCGACCTCACCGGCGTAGAGGGACTCGTCCTCACGCAGGCTCAGCACGCCGGGTTCGTCGAGCGATCCGCCGTGTGCCCGGTTGACTGCTTCGACGACGGCCTGGCCGGTCTGCACGGTGCGCCGAGCCGCCGAGGCGATGGCCACATCCGGTGACCATCGCTCGGCGATCTCCGCCCCGGCCTCGACCGCTTGGGCCAGCCCTTTGGGATCGAGGGACCGTTCGAAGTCGGTGGGACCGTGCGCTTCCGCCTTCGCATGGCGGGCGAGGATGAGCACTGGCATGTGCGGTCTCAGGCGCCGGTGGAGTGGAAGCCGCCGTCGACGTGGACCATCTCGCCGGTCGTGGCGGGGAACCAGTCTGAGAGCAGGGCGACGATGGCCTTGCCTGCCGGCGTGGTGTCCTTCTGATCCCAACCCAGCGGTGCGCGGTCGCCCCACATGTCTTCCAGGGTGCCGAAGCCGGGGATGGAAGTGGCAGCGGTGGTCTTCAGCGGTCCGGCCGAGACGAGGTTGACGCGCACTCCGTCCTCGCCGACGTACTTGGCGAGGTAGCGGGCGGTCGACTCGAAGGCGGCCTTGGCCACACCCATCCAGTCGTAGACGGGCCAGGAGATGGTCGCATCGAAGGTGAGGCCGACGACGCCGGCACCCTTGTTGAGCACGGGCTTGGCGGCCACGGTGATCGCCTTGAGCGAGTAGGCGGAGACCTGGAGGGCTGCGGACACCGACTCCCAGGGAGTGTCGAGGAAGACGCCGCCGAGGGCGTCCTTCGGGGCGAAGGCGATGGCGTGGACGATGCCGTCGATGTTGCCGCCGAGGCGCTCGGGCAGAGCCGCGAGGTCCTCTTCATTGGTGGCGTCGAGTTCGATGACGTTCGGGGTCTCGGGCAGGCGTTCGGCGATGACCTGGGTGATCTTCATCTGCCGACCGAAGCTGGAGAGGATGACCTCGGCTCCCTGCTCCTGCGCGATGCGGGCGGCGGCGAAGGCGATCGAGGCCTCGGTGAGCACGCCGGTGACGAGAATGCGCTTTCCGTCAAGAATTCCCATGGTGATCCTTTCGAAGAAGGGGTGATTGCGTGTGGCTGACACCGCTGAGGGCGGGGTCTCTGTTCTGAAGTCTACGGGCTGTGACGCGGCGAGGCCGCATCGAACGGGTTCCGGGCCCGGTCAGGACCTGGATTCAGTGGCCCGGCCGGGACCTGGTCTCAGTGACCCATCCCGAGGCCGCCGTCGACGGGGATGACGGCACCGGAGATGTAGGCGGCTTCATCGGAGGCCACCCAGCGGACGACCTTGGCGACTTCGGCGGGTTCGGCGAAGCGCTTGGCCGGGATCGTCGACAGGTACTCGTTCTGCTGCTTCTCGCTGAGTTCGTCGGTCATGTCCGTGCGGATGAAACCGGGCGCGACGACGTTGGCGGTGATGCCGCGGGAGCCGAGCTCACGGGTGATGGAGCGGGCGAGGCCGACGAGGCCGGCCTTCGACGCCGAGTAGTTCGCCTGCCCGGGCACGCCGTAGAGGCCGGAGACCGAGGAGATGAAGACGATGCGGCCGGACTTAGCACGGATCATTCCGGTGATGGCGCGCTTGACGGTGCGGAACGAGCCGGTGAGGTTGGTGTCGAGGACGGACTCGAATTCCTCGTCCTTCATCCGCATAAGCAGGTTGTCGGCGGTGATACCCGCATTGGCGATGACGACCTCGACGGGCCCGAGCTTCTCCTCGATCTCGGAGAACGCGCGGTCGACGGATTCGGTGTCGGTGACGTCGGCGGACACGGCCAGCGCCCCTTCGGGTGCCTCACCGTTGCGGGAGGTGACGGCCACTCGATCACCCTGAGCGATGAACTCCTCGGCGATGGTGCGGCCGATGCCGCGATTGCCGCCGGTGACGAGGACGGTGCGTGGTTCTGACACGTGTGACTCCTGTTGATCGACTGTCTTCTGCAAACCTATCGTGGACAAACCTATCCTGTCCTTTGGCCGATGGATATGACTTTCACAAAGGACGAGTATCATGTTTGGCAGTCATCGATCGAAGAAGGATATGGTCAAGCACTCTCAGCAGATCACTACGGCAGACACCGCCCTTGATGATGATATGAGGTCTCGGATCATCAAGTATTCGATCACCATGGGCATCAGGACGGCCTGCTTCGTGGCCGCCTATTTCGCTTTCGCCGCCGACCGCCACATCCTCATGTGGATCTGCGTGGCCGGCGCCGTGATTCTGCCGTACCCTGCTGTCATCTTCGCCAACGCCGGTCGCGAACGCACCACCGATGAACCGTCGACCCTGCTCGACCAGGCTCCGTTGGCGCAGCTGCCTCCCGCACGGGGCGAGACGATCGGTGAGGACGGCACGGTCACCGACACCGTCGCCGGTGAGACCGTCGACGACCCAGACCCGGAAGCGGCGACCGATCACGAAGGGACGACCGACGAACACGCCGCGGCCGAGGACCACGCGACCGCAGCCGAGGACCACGGAACCGCAGCCGGCGAAACCATCGCCGGAGAGACGATCGACGACCACGAGACCGTGGCCGGAGAGACGATCGATGACCACGAGGACAGGGGTGAGAACGCATGAGCGACGAACAGCTGCAGTGTTCGGCCAAGGGCTGCCGCGCCACGGCGACCCGAGCGATCCTGTGGAACAATCCGCGGGTGCACGCTCCCGACCGGAAGAAGACCTGGTTGGCCTGCGCCGAGCATCTCGACTACCTGCGCGACTTCCTCACACTGCGCGACTTCTATCTCAGTGACGTATCCATCGACGACATCCCGGAGGACGCCGGTTGAGCCGCTATTCCTTCCTCTTCACCGCACGCTGGCTCAAGTACATCGCCATGGCGATCATCGTCGTCATCGCCTGCGTGTTCCTCGCCCTCTGGCAGAAGGACCGCCGCGATCAGCGCGAGCAGGAGATCGCCACGATCACCGCGAACTATTCGGCCGACCCCGTGGCCCTCGATTCGGTGCTCACGAACCCTGATGCGACGCTGGCGACCACCGAG belongs to Brevibacterium spongiae and includes:
- the serB gene encoding phosphoserine phosphatase SerB, with the translated sequence MNETAEAPPADFPVRLLVMDVDSTFINEEVIDLIAAHAGVGDQVADITERAMAGELDFAASLAERVELLAGLPETVLDEVREQITLTEGARELVAAVHSAGGRVALVSGGFTAIIAPVAAELGITDVFANGLEVTDGHLTGRTSGRVIDPGAKAEIFEDLLAAGGCDRAESVAIGDGANDIGMIEAAGLGIAFCAKPALVAAADAAVSTRDLREVITIVTSRTGV
- a CDS encoding SixA phosphatase family protein codes for the protein MPVLILARHAKAEAHGPTDFERSLDPKGLAQAVEAGAEIAERWSPDVAIASAARRTVQTGQAVVEAVNRAHGGSLDEPGVLSLREDESLYAGEVADWIDAINSIPADAQCAYIVGHQPTVAEVVGHLNPEGGVPDPFRPSSIAVFDLESWDVEPGAYPAPQIRVFHGV
- the fabI gene encoding enoyl-ACP reductase FabI, whose translation is MGILDGKRILVTGVLTEASIAFAAARIAQEQGAEVILSSFGRQMKITQVIAERLPETPNVIELDATNEEDLAALPERLGGNIDGIVHAIAFAPKDALGGVFLDTPWESVSAALQVSAYSLKAITVAAKPVLNKGAGVVGLTFDATISWPVYDWMGVAKAAFESTARYLAKYVGEDGVRVNLVSAGPLKTTAATSIPGFGTLEDMWGDRAPLGWDQKDTTPAGKAIVALLSDWFPATTGEMVHVDGGFHSTGA
- a CDS encoding beta-ketoacyl-ACP reductase; this translates as MSEPRTVLVTGGNRGIGRTIAEEFIAQGDRVAVTSRNGEAPEGALAVSADVTDTESVDRAFSEIEEKLGPVEVVIANAGITADNLLMRMKDEEFESVLDTNLTGSFRTVKRAITGMIRAKSGRIVFISSVSGLYGVPGQANYSASKAGLVGLARSITRELGSRGITANVVAPGFIRTDMTDELSEKQQNEYLSTIPAKRFAEPAEVAKVVRWVASDEAAYISGAVIPVDGGLGMGH
- a CDS encoding DUF3099 domain-containing protein, translated to MFGSHRSKKDMVKHSQQITTADTALDDDMRSRIIKYSITMGIRTACFVAAYFAFAADRHILMWICVAGAVILPYPAVIFANAGRERTTDEPSTLLDQAPLAQLPPARGETIGEDGTVTDTVAGETVDDPDPEAATDHEGTTDEHAAAEDHATAAEDHGTAAGETIAGETIDDHETVAGETIDDHEDRGENA